Proteins co-encoded in one Spirosoma endbachense genomic window:
- a CDS encoding sensor histidine kinase: protein MEKLNDRWLRLVGIPLVSIVSNFIFFQPDNDAHHISRWMALGVSLVECVLIWEMARMGIIRARRHYPKLSQTTPRIIEQVVWFTVTTIIQRVGIVYLYDVTEFWGYPMSARAYWLNTLIPFLFTVPMATIYEAMYLYRQWWVTYYEAEQLKKQALQSQLDSLKAQINPHFLFNSLSTLSSLVSENPKQAERFIEELALVYRYVLQTNEQPLTTLDSELQFIRAYFHLLQMRFGRSVELEVSVDEQYYSLLIPPLTLQLLVENAVKHNAALPNRPLVIRIYTDQARRLFVSNTVRKKQNLVPSNRTGLANITAKYRLLGQPAVVVEQTDEHFQVMIPLIHETRYDHSHH from the coding sequence ATGGAAAAGCTGAATGACCGTTGGCTGCGACTGGTGGGCATACCCCTCGTTTCGATCGTATCTAATTTTATTTTCTTTCAACCCGACAACGACGCTCATCACATCAGTCGCTGGATGGCGCTGGGCGTGAGTCTGGTGGAGTGCGTACTGATTTGGGAGATGGCCCGAATGGGCATTATTCGGGCGCGTCGGCATTATCCGAAACTTAGTCAGACAACACCTCGTATTATTGAACAAGTGGTCTGGTTCACCGTGACGACGATTATACAGCGGGTGGGTATCGTTTATCTGTATGACGTTACCGAGTTTTGGGGTTACCCCATGAGCGCGCGAGCCTACTGGCTCAATACGCTGATTCCATTTCTGTTTACCGTACCGATGGCCACGATTTACGAAGCGATGTATCTCTATCGCCAGTGGTGGGTAACCTACTACGAAGCCGAACAACTGAAGAAACAGGCGCTTCAAAGCCAGCTTGACTCGCTGAAAGCACAGATTAACCCTCATTTTCTCTTCAATAGCCTCAGTACACTCTCATCGCTGGTGAGTGAAAATCCTAAACAGGCCGAGCGATTTATTGAAGAACTGGCACTAGTGTACCGCTATGTACTCCAGACCAACGAACAGCCACTAACCACGCTGGACAGTGAATTGCAATTTATCCGGGCCTATTTTCATTTACTGCAAATGCGTTTTGGCCGAAGCGTTGAGTTAGAAGTATCGGTCGATGAGCAGTATTATTCGTTGCTCATTCCGCCCCTGACCCTGCAACTGCTGGTCGAGAATGCCGTCAAACACAATGCTGCTTTGCCCAACAGACCGTTGGTGATCCGGATTTATACCGATCAGGCACGGCGGCTGTTTGTCAGCAATACCGTCAGGAAGAAACAAAATCTGGTGCCTTCAAACCGGACAGGATTGGCCAATATTACGGCCAAATACCGGCTTCTGGGCCAACCAGCCGTGGTTGTCGAGCAAACCGACGAACACTTTCAGGTAATGATTCCGCTTATTCACGAAACCCGCTATGACCATTCTCATCATTGA
- a CDS encoding LytR/AlgR family response regulator transcription factor, with protein MTILIIEDEELTARKLQRLLLDVEPTAVIVGMTVSVDESVEWLRSNARPDLIFMDIELADGQSFDIFNHVAVTSPVVFTTAYDEYAIKAFKVSSIDYLLKPIKEDDLRRALAKLQALKEVLVSQTGATGPAGLEASLADLLQQLRKTPLIAPAAPPLISGMNEANQTYRDRFMIKQGQRLFSIEVDEVAYFITRNKMSFLKTKEGSEWLIDYTLDELSQMLDPRRFFRLNRQVIAELRSVDKVHLYFNGKLKVDMCPVFDEEVVVSREKAGEFKLWLGE; from the coding sequence ATGACCATTCTCATCATTGAAGACGAAGAACTCACTGCCCGAAAACTTCAGCGGTTGCTGCTGGATGTAGAGCCAACGGCCGTTATCGTTGGTATGACAGTTAGCGTTGATGAGTCAGTTGAATGGCTTCGATCGAACGCTCGGCCCGATCTTATTTTTATGGACATTGAACTGGCCGATGGACAGAGTTTTGATATTTTTAACCATGTTGCCGTTACGAGCCCCGTTGTGTTTACAACGGCTTACGACGAATATGCCATTAAGGCTTTCAAAGTCAGTAGTATAGACTATCTGCTAAAGCCAATAAAAGAAGATGACCTGCGCCGGGCATTGGCCAAACTTCAGGCACTTAAGGAGGTATTGGTGAGCCAAACGGGGGCAACTGGTCCGGCGGGACTGGAAGCATCTCTGGCAGACCTTCTCCAGCAGTTGCGGAAAACACCGTTGATTGCGCCAGCTGCACCGCCCCTGATTTCTGGCATGAATGAAGCTAATCAGACTTACAGGGATCGATTTATGATCAAGCAGGGACAGCGGTTATTTTCAATCGAGGTCGACGAGGTTGCCTATTTTATAACCCGGAATAAGATGTCGTTCCTGAAAACGAAGGAAGGCTCAGAATGGCTGATTGACTATACACTGGATGAGCTATCGCAAATGCTTGATCCCCGACGATTTTTTAGACTTAACCGGCAGGTAATTGCCGAACTGCGGTCGGTGGATAAGGTGCATTTGTACTTTAATGGGAAGCTTAAGGTTGATATGTGTCCTGTTTTTGACGAAGAAGTGGTTGTTAGTCGTGAAAAAGCGGGTGAATTCAAGCTTTGGTTGGGTGAATAA
- a CDS encoding S41 family peptidase, with translation MKHSLLLSCFLLIFRLPIIAQTLTPEQLQTDFARFRTALNEAHPEMYRYTPKPTFDSLFAVTAAKLNQPMTRQEFYVTMTPLLVALRDGHIKWIVSGRDEHYPFATEKLFPLKLYFLGNKAWVTGNYGTGNVPAGAEIISIDGQPIAAIIQRLLSVMTFADGNRVGGKYEDLNQYFSGYYATFMASPDTFEVIFKTRDGEAKAALPAVTEAGIKAYVEKNKPAAQKPFRLTYKDSNTAVLTIERFWADKTDPDFGSFLKDSFREIKQKGIQNLVLDLRHNEGGEESWGVLLATYFAEKPFRYYDQIRVRQKKKYSFPVWTSKLYMKFRWLAVKKQGDGYVFTKQRGLKMQKPNHDAYHGSLYVLINGTSFSVTSEFAARLHADRKSRSGGVTFIGQETGGGYKLDTSGLFAITQLPNSKIDLGIGMFGFHMANVSDYPHHDRGIIPDHQIDPTIDDILNRYDRIMEYALKLAQSQKSALTRTE, from the coding sequence ATGAAACATAGCCTCTTACTTTCATGCTTCCTGCTGATTTTCCGTTTGCCGATTATCGCTCAGACCTTGACGCCAGAACAACTCCAGACCGATTTCGCCCGGTTCCGGACGGCATTGAATGAAGCTCATCCGGAGATGTATCGCTACACCCCCAAACCGACGTTCGACTCACTCTTTGCGGTAACAGCCGCGAAATTGAACCAGCCAATGACCCGGCAGGAATTTTACGTGACCATGACACCCTTGCTGGTTGCTTTGCGTGATGGGCACATAAAATGGATTGTTTCGGGCCGGGATGAACATTATCCATTCGCAACCGAAAAGTTGTTTCCACTGAAGTTGTATTTTCTGGGCAACAAAGCATGGGTAACCGGAAACTACGGTACAGGTAATGTTCCTGCCGGAGCTGAAATTATCTCGATCGATGGGCAACCGATAGCTGCCATTATTCAGAGGTTGCTTTCAGTTATGACGTTTGCCGATGGTAATCGCGTAGGTGGCAAATATGAAGATCTGAATCAGTACTTCTCGGGCTACTATGCCACCTTTATGGCATCGCCTGATACGTTCGAGGTGATTTTTAAAACCCGTGATGGAGAAGCAAAGGCTGCTTTACCGGCTGTTACCGAAGCCGGGATCAAAGCTTATGTCGAGAAGAATAAACCAGCTGCGCAAAAACCATTTCGGTTAACTTACAAAGATTCGAATACGGCCGTACTGACTATTGAGCGTTTCTGGGCTGATAAAACCGATCCGGACTTCGGTTCTTTTTTGAAAGATTCCTTTCGGGAAATCAAGCAGAAAGGTATTCAGAATCTGGTCCTTGACCTACGCCATAACGAAGGTGGGGAGGAGTCGTGGGGCGTTTTACTGGCCACGTATTTTGCCGAAAAACCCTTTCGCTATTATGATCAAATCCGTGTTCGGCAGAAGAAGAAATATTCGTTTCCTGTCTGGACGTCAAAGCTATATATGAAATTTCGGTGGCTGGCAGTAAAGAAACAGGGCGACGGTTACGTATTTACAAAGCAGCGGGGTTTGAAAATGCAGAAACCCAATCATGATGCCTATCATGGCAGCCTCTACGTGCTGATCAATGGGACCAGTTTTTCGGTAACCTCTGAGTTCGCTGCTCGCCTACACGCCGATCGAAAATCCCGTTCAGGTGGGGTAACATTTATAGGACAGGAAACTGGCGGTGGCTATAAGCTCGATACCAGCGGTCTCTTTGCAATTACGCAATTACCCAATTCTAAAATTGACCTGGGCATTGGCATGTTTGGTTTTCATATGGCTAACGTGTCTGATTACCCGCACCATGACCGGGGCATCATTCCTGACCACCAGATTGATCCTACCATCGACGACATCCTGAATCGATACGATCGAATCATGGAATATGCCCTAAAGCTCGCTCAATCGCAGAAATCGGCCTTAACGAGAACTGAATAG
- a CDS encoding S41 family peptidase: MKSSTIYSLKTILLSLLAMLVVACNDLTVGPEPVNTPESNFDQLWQEFDRMYGQFAVKQIDWNAVYEKYRPQIKPQMTDNQLFDVITQMLGELNDGHVWMVKPGPDYRRYDSGPNYPTDEFDLKVVKKYVMDSHEIGTADGLNVFYGKLDGNIGYLYFVDLGQNPKFYERAVDEALAALADTKGIVVDVRNLTGGDDRSGQVVAARFASDRKLFMTTRFRNGPEHSDFTMPVDWFVEPAGTFRYVKPVILLTNRITQSAGETFTLAMRQNANVTHMGDTTFGVFSDNPKRELPNGWIYALSSGDFRAADGKSYEGIGIEPKQRIVNTKDDLAAGRDVVLAKAIALLSK, translated from the coding sequence ATGAAATCCTCGACGATATACTCCCTGAAAACGATACTTTTAAGTTTGCTGGCAATGCTGGTGGTTGCGTGTAACGACCTGACGGTAGGGCCCGAACCGGTCAATACGCCCGAATCGAATTTCGATCAACTCTGGCAGGAGTTCGACCGGATGTATGGTCAGTTTGCGGTGAAACAGATAGACTGGAACGCTGTTTATGAAAAATATCGGCCTCAAATTAAGCCACAAATGACGGATAATCAGTTGTTTGATGTGATTACTCAGATGCTGGGGGAGCTAAACGACGGCCATGTCTGGATGGTAAAACCCGGCCCGGATTATCGACGTTACGATAGTGGCCCTAACTATCCAACCGATGAATTTGACCTGAAGGTCGTAAAGAAATACGTAATGGATAGTCATGAAATCGGCACCGCAGATGGGCTTAATGTTTTCTATGGAAAACTAGACGGGAACATTGGTTACCTCTATTTCGTGGATTTGGGCCAGAACCCAAAATTCTACGAGCGGGCAGTTGACGAAGCGCTGGCTGCCCTGGCCGATACCAAAGGAATTGTCGTCGATGTTCGGAATCTGACCGGGGGCGATGATCGCTCAGGGCAGGTAGTAGCCGCCCGGTTTGCTTCGGACCGGAAGTTATTTATGACAACCCGTTTTCGAAATGGGCCAGAGCATTCGGATTTTACAATGCCTGTTGACTGGTTTGTGGAACCGGCCGGGACGTTTCGATATGTAAAACCGGTTATCCTGCTGACCAATCGAATTACGCAAAGTGCGGGCGAAACGTTCACCCTGGCCATGCGCCAGAATGCCAATGTAACCCACATGGGCGACACCACATTTGGCGTTTTTTCTGACAATCCAAAGCGTGAATTACCTAATGGCTGGATTTATGCCCTTAGTTCGGGTGATTTCAGAGCGGCTGACGGCAAGAGTTACGAGGGCATAGGAATCGAACCGAAGCAACGGATCGTCAATACCAAAGATGATCTGGCCGCTGGTCGGGATGTGGTGCTGGCGAAGGCAATAGCCTTGCTGAGTAAGTAA
- a CDS encoding response regulator, with protein MKSDNNWVALLDEDQDDFMILQQGINTWAPNLELYWFKSFTQFEQQLQTDRNLPSSIVLNGISPTGSEIDWIKRFKLDSRLAEIPIIILTEEYWETQNQLYRSVGVFDYQTKPVSQNDLKHFIGRISDSINV; from the coding sequence ATGAAATCGGATAACAACTGGGTTGCCCTACTAGATGAGGATCAGGACGACTTTATGATACTTCAACAGGGAATAAATACATGGGCCCCTAACCTTGAATTATATTGGTTTAAGTCGTTTACTCAATTTGAACAACAATTACAGACCGATAGGAATCTACCAAGTTCCATCGTGTTAAATGGTATTTCGCCCACTGGTTCAGAAATTGACTGGATCAAACGCTTTAAGCTTGATAGCCGTTTAGCCGAAATTCCAATCATCATTTTAACCGAAGAGTATTGGGAAACTCAAAACCAGTTATACCGATCAGTAGGTGTGTTCGATTATCAAACAAAGCCTGTTAGCCAAAATGATCTGAAACACTTTATTGGAAGAATAAGCGACAGTATCAATGTTTAG
- a CDS encoding phosphoribosyltransferase: MRFKDRSDAGKVLAQMLARYDREDNSLILALPRGGVPVAYEVAIRLHCPLDVFIVRKLGFPKQPELAMGAISSGGIVVMNESLIRSKAISPETIAQVVKVESQELERRERAYRADKPAQTISGKTIFLIDDGLATGASMKAALLAIKQQNPAQLIIAVPVATEQSCDELQHEADLVICAKTPEPFYSVGSWYDDFSQTTDFEVQDLLQKAAVIDLS; the protein is encoded by the coding sequence ATGCGTTTTAAAGACCGAAGCGATGCCGGCAAGGTGTTAGCCCAAATGCTTGCCCGCTATGACCGAGAGGACAACAGCCTCATTCTGGCATTGCCACGCGGTGGCGTTCCGGTTGCCTATGAGGTCGCCATTCGACTCCATTGCCCGCTTGATGTTTTTATTGTTCGCAAACTGGGATTCCCCAAGCAGCCAGAGCTAGCTATGGGTGCTATTTCTTCGGGAGGCATAGTAGTCATGAATGAATCGCTGATTCGATCAAAGGCTATTTCGCCGGAAACGATCGCTCAGGTTGTTAAGGTAGAAAGTCAGGAATTAGAGCGTCGTGAACGCGCGTATCGTGCCGATAAACCCGCCCAAACCATAAGCGGAAAAACAATTTTCCTGATCGATGATGGCCTGGCAACGGGTGCCAGTATGAAGGCTGCCCTACTGGCAATCAAGCAGCAAAACCCAGCTCAACTAATAATAGCCGTACCGGTGGCAACCGAACAATCCTGTGACGAATTACAGCACGAAGCCGACCTCGTTATCTGCGCCAAAACACCAGAACCATTCTATAGTGTAGGTTCGTGGTACGATGATTTTTCGCAGACAACCGATTTCGAAGTGCAGGATTTATTACAAAAAGCAGCCGTTATTGACCTAAGCTAG
- a CDS encoding serine hydrolase domain-containing protein yields the protein MAGFQSRYHSPSVVLAIVHEDQIIFGEASGYLDMAQKVPASLDAQYSIQSLTKVFTATMFMQLIQQRKLRLDDPVKKYVPEFKADGQAHDQAATTLLQLATHTSGLPRNSPADIQFTKQIDRWILAASPEKAIEAAPKKAFLQSLASIPKEYPDYQLLSYGNRHYSNLGYSLLGIALERAAKTDYAAYIIKNICQPLHMNNSAFYAESPARNGVAKGYFYDEPTQDYRQVPVFKPNSAVPAAGLYTSARDLAKFISFQFQTNSANADQVLSQKNRAMMQAFNIGWKPAYPYLVHEGAMLGYRCELVLNPDLKIGWVVLTNTTDFDFSRINTYISGLIQPVFSPKPVSDLAKFTGTYQLAGGSDSLRIWLKEGRLYSSYLAGVLPESPLEAMGNTHFRGSGKGGYSINYEFIATSISDSTILNMGQLMWVKR from the coding sequence GTGGCCGGCTTTCAAAGTCGCTATCATTCACCTAGCGTGGTGCTGGCTATTGTCCATGAGGACCAAATCATCTTCGGGGAAGCAAGTGGCTATCTGGATATGGCTCAAAAAGTACCCGCTAGTCTGGATGCCCAATACTCCATCCAGTCGCTGACTAAAGTGTTTACCGCTACCATGTTCATGCAACTCATTCAGCAGCGAAAATTGAGACTTGATGACCCGGTAAAAAAATATGTGCCTGAGTTTAAGGCCGATGGACAAGCACATGATCAAGCCGCTACGACGTTGCTCCAACTAGCAACCCACACATCGGGCTTGCCTCGCAATTCACCAGCGGACATTCAATTTACCAAACAAATTGATCGCTGGATTCTGGCTGCAAGCCCTGAAAAAGCTATTGAAGCTGCTCCTAAGAAGGCGTTTTTACAATCCTTAGCTTCGATTCCTAAAGAATACCCCGACTACCAACTCCTCAGCTATGGCAATCGACACTATTCCAATTTAGGCTATTCACTGCTGGGCATTGCTTTGGAACGGGCAGCCAAAACTGACTATGCAGCCTATATCATTAAGAATATTTGTCAGCCTTTGCACATGAACAACAGTGCCTTTTACGCGGAAAGTCCAGCCAGGAATGGAGTTGCTAAAGGCTATTTTTACGATGAGCCTACTCAAGATTATCGTCAAGTGCCTGTTTTCAAACCTAATTCAGCGGTTCCCGCTGCGGGGCTTTATACCAGTGCCCGAGACTTAGCCAAATTTATCAGCTTTCAATTCCAAACCAATTCGGCAAACGCGGATCAAGTGCTCTCCCAGAAGAACAGAGCGATGATGCAAGCCTTCAACATTGGTTGGAAACCTGCCTATCCCTACCTGGTGCATGAGGGGGCCATGCTGGGTTACCGTTGTGAACTGGTCTTGAACCCTGATTTAAAGATTGGCTGGGTCGTATTGACGAACACGACGGACTTTGATTTTTCCCGAATCAACACCTATATCAGTGGATTAATACAGCCGGTTTTCAGCCCAAAGCCAGTGAGTGACCTGGCTAAGTTTACCGGAACTTATCAGTTGGCAGGGGGTAGTGATAGCCTACGGATTTGGTTGAAAGAAGGGAGATTATACTCCAGCTATTTGGCTGGTGTTTTACCTGAATCACCTTTAGAGGCGATGGGTAATACCCATTTTCGAGGTTCTGGGAAGGGTGGTTACAGTATTAATTATGAATTTATCGCTACCAGCATCTCCGATAGTACTATATTGAATATGGGTCAGTTGATGTGGGTAAAACGCTAA
- a CDS encoding NAD(P)-dependent alcohol dehydrogenase: MIAAKGYAAQRANESLTPWNFERRKVGAHDVQLEILYCGVCHSDLAQINNEWFPGIFPMVPGHEIVGRVIQVGGHVNGFKVGDLAGVGTMINSCGRCDHCHDGLEQYCEEGVVATYNSLDKFGDGKPAYGGYSNTIVSHEAFTVHIPSTLNLAATAPLLCAGITTYSPLKHWKVGKGHKVAVLGLGGLGHMAVKFAVALGAEVTILSTSPQKEADAKRLGAHHFVVTKNAEQVESVKASFDFIVDTLSAEHSFDFYLSLLKVDGVHICVGVPLGGIHLNGALGAFSLLGGRKSIVGSSCGGLAETQEMLDFCAAHKIVADIELIDIKDIHAAYDRMLKGDIKYRFVIDMATL; this comes from the coding sequence ATGATAGCCGCAAAAGGGTATGCAGCACAACGTGCCAACGAATCATTAACTCCCTGGAACTTTGAACGAAGAAAGGTAGGAGCCCACGATGTCCAACTCGAAATTTTATACTGCGGAGTCTGCCATTCAGATTTAGCCCAGATCAACAATGAATGGTTTCCGGGTATTTTTCCCATGGTGCCGGGACACGAAATTGTCGGTCGCGTCATTCAGGTTGGTGGCCACGTAAATGGCTTTAAGGTTGGCGACCTGGCCGGTGTGGGAACCATGATTAATTCGTGCGGAAGGTGCGACCATTGCCACGATGGTTTGGAGCAGTACTGTGAAGAAGGGGTTGTGGCTACCTACAACAGCCTTGATAAATTTGGAGACGGCAAACCCGCTTACGGAGGGTATTCCAATACGATCGTATCCCATGAAGCCTTTACCGTTCACATTCCGTCAACACTCAATCTGGCTGCAACAGCGCCCTTGCTTTGTGCGGGAATTACCACTTATTCTCCTTTGAAACATTGGAAGGTTGGTAAAGGCCATAAGGTTGCCGTATTGGGTCTGGGTGGGCTTGGTCATATGGCCGTTAAATTCGCCGTGGCATTGGGAGCGGAAGTCACTATTTTGAGTACCTCTCCGCAAAAAGAAGCCGATGCAAAACGATTAGGTGCCCATCATTTTGTGGTCACAAAAAATGCAGAGCAAGTCGAATCCGTAAAGGCTTCTTTTGATTTCATCGTGGACACCTTGAGTGCCGAGCACAGCTTTGATTTTTATCTGTCTTTGCTCAAAGTGGACGGTGTGCACATCTGCGTAGGGGTTCCTCTGGGTGGCATCCACCTGAATGGAGCCTTGGGAGCCTTCTCCTTATTGGGCGGTCGAAAAAGCATTGTCGGCTCCTCTTGTGGGGGATTAGCTGAAACACAGGAAATGCTTGACTTTTGCGCAGCTCATAAGATTGTGGCGGATATTGAACTCATCGACATCAAAGACATTCATGCTGCCTACGACCGAATGCTCAAAGGCGATATTAAGTACCGCTTTGTGATCGATATGGCAACGCTATAA
- a CDS encoding helix-turn-helix transcriptional regulator translates to MKKIDLSEDLKLDERVWMPADISKDIQHFNVFYVRHTNDERFNCKPFSRKSLYKISLLKGKTRLYYADKTMEFDCGLLFTNPNIPYSWEHLESEQVAYFCIFTDEFFDQFISLNEYPVFQPGYVPLFPLSPEQFADFENLFKQMLSEIALEFRYKYDSLRAMVLQLILTALKLEPSTFQRYTDSNGSQRIVSIFMELLERQFPIESTMQRMALRYPTDFAAQLSVHVNHLNHALKQVTGKTTSQLIAIRLMQEARSLLQHTDWNITEIAWCLGFDDLPHFIHFFKRSQQLTPKLYRQMQTI, encoded by the coding sequence ATGAAAAAGATCGATTTAAGTGAAGACCTGAAGCTGGACGAGCGCGTTTGGATGCCCGCCGATATCAGTAAAGATATTCAGCATTTCAATGTTTTTTATGTCAGGCACACGAACGATGAGCGGTTCAACTGTAAGCCGTTTAGCCGAAAGTCGCTTTATAAAATCAGTCTGTTAAAAGGGAAAACGAGACTGTATTATGCGGACAAAACGATGGAGTTTGATTGCGGGCTGCTATTTACTAATCCCAACATCCCTTATTCCTGGGAGCATCTGGAATCGGAGCAAGTTGCCTACTTCTGTATCTTTACCGATGAGTTTTTTGATCAGTTCATTAGCCTCAACGAATACCCCGTTTTCCAGCCAGGCTATGTCCCACTTTTCCCTTTAAGCCCGGAGCAATTCGCTGATTTTGAGAATCTATTCAAACAAATGCTGAGCGAAATTGCGCTTGAATTCAGATATAAATATGATTCGCTCAGAGCCATGGTCTTACAGCTTATTCTTACGGCCCTCAAGCTGGAGCCATCTACTTTTCAGCGGTATACCGACTCCAATGGTAGCCAACGCATTGTGTCCATTTTTATGGAACTCCTGGAAAGGCAGTTTCCCATTGAGTCGACCATGCAGCGGATGGCCTTACGTTATCCAACTGACTTTGCGGCCCAATTATCGGTTCATGTCAACCATCTGAACCATGCCTTGAAGCAAGTAACGGGCAAAACGACGTCTCAACTGATTGCTATACGCCTAATGCAGGAAGCCCGGAGTCTACTTCAGCATACGGATTGGAATATTACTGAAATAGCCTGGTGTTTGGGCTTTGATGACTTGCCACATTTTATTCATTTTTTTAAACGAAGCCAGCAACTCACCCCCAAACTTTATAGGCAGATGCAAACGATTTGA
- a CDS encoding DUF4260 domain-containing protein — MKTLITIEEVAQFALSIFLFSKLPFVWWVYPALLLLPDVSMLGYLMNAKVGAFSYNLFHHKALAIAVGVAGFVLQNNELTLAGILLFGHSSMDRMIGAGLKYTTGFTNTHLSEAAAPTTPTTEVAVA; from the coding sequence ATGAAAACGCTCATCACCATTGAAGAAGTCGCTCAATTCGCGCTCTCGATCTTTTTGTTTTCTAAACTGCCATTCGTCTGGTGGGTATACCCGGCTTTGTTGCTGCTCCCCGATGTCAGTATGCTGGGGTATCTGATGAATGCTAAAGTTGGTGCGTTTAGCTACAACCTGTTCCACCACAAGGCATTGGCCATTGCGGTTGGCGTGGCTGGGTTTGTGCTACAAAACAATGAGTTGACGTTGGCGGGAATATTGCTCTTTGGCCACTCCTCAATGGATAGAATGATAGGAGCCGGATTGAAATACACGACGGGCTTTACCAATACGCACCTGAGTGAGGCAGCCGCTCCGACGACGCCTACTACTGAAGTAGCGGTTGCCTGA
- a CDS encoding AraC family transcriptional regulator: MPTDATISSASVKGLLYAVTQCGADAGALSQAVGLDTAELDDPDGRIPMATMQRLWGLAVEVTGDPHLDLHMAQHVHHSSYGVLAYVLMHSPTLGVAIHNLCHYGDIVCSGTRISLRHIGDSVELVVEITSPSIVYPHFVLNSELSIYLHMLRLLSGQSLAPEALHLAYPAPANTREHVRVFAPALVQFGTPYSALRLPAAVLALPILTADPHLLALLEPHAAALLARLHKLPALADRVRHELVHLLVQSEPTLEAVAEALSLSPRILQRQLRKDGYSYQQLLDEVRRELAERHLREGILSIKDIALRLGFAEPSVFIRAFRRWTGQTPGMFRRASY, from the coding sequence ATGCCTACCGACGCTACCATTTCGTCCGCTTCCGTAAAGGGGCTGCTTTATGCCGTCACGCAATGCGGGGCCGATGCCGGGGCTTTGAGCCAGGCAGTTGGGTTGGATACTGCCGAGTTGGACGATCCCGACGGCCGGATACCCATGGCGACCATGCAACGCCTGTGGGGCCTAGCGGTAGAGGTCACAGGCGACCCCCACCTCGACCTGCATATGGCCCAGCACGTCCACCACAGCAGCTACGGCGTGCTGGCATACGTACTCATGCATAGCCCCACACTGGGCGTGGCCATTCACAACTTGTGCCACTATGGGGATATCGTTTGCAGCGGCACGCGCATCAGCCTGCGCCACATTGGCGACAGCGTGGAACTGGTCGTCGAAATAACCAGTCCCTCGATCGTGTATCCGCACTTTGTGCTCAACTCCGAGCTTTCCATTTATCTGCATATGCTACGGCTGCTGAGTGGCCAGTCTCTCGCTCCCGAAGCGCTACACCTGGCCTATCCCGCTCCGGCCAATACCCGCGAGCACGTTCGTGTTTTTGCACCGGCCCTGGTGCAATTTGGTACCCCCTATTCAGCCCTGCGCCTGCCCGCTGCTGTGTTAGCGCTACCCATCCTGACCGCCGACCCGCACTTATTGGCACTGCTCGAGCCGCATGCCGCTGCCCTGCTGGCCCGACTACACAAACTACCCGCTCTGGCCGACCGCGTACGCCACGAATTGGTACACCTGCTGGTTCAATCCGAACCCACCTTGGAAGCCGTGGCCGAAGCCCTTAGCCTTAGCCCCCGCATCCTCCAGCGGCAACTGCGTAAGGACGGCTACAGCTACCAGCAACTACTCGATGAGGTACGCCGTGAGCTGGCTGAACGCCACCTGCGCGAGGGTATCCTCAGCATCAAAGACATCGCGTTACGGCTGGGTTTCGCCGAACCGAGTGTGTTTATCCGGGCGTTTCGGCGCTGGACCGGCCAAACGCCCGGTATGTTCCGCCGGGCGTCGTACTAG